GTTCGGTGCCTAAATATATTTGCTTCCTAACATAATTCCATACACTAGGTGATTCTAATCCCTGCTGTACAAAGTCTATAAAATTCAAAATAGCTTCTTTCCTTGAACTACCAAACTGTCCAAGTATCAAGTCCACCTCCACCCACTCAGCACGTATCTCTTCACCAACCGTAGCCCTAAAACTACTCCACTTCCAATCCCCTACGCTCCTGACTACCCTCGCCCTAACCGGGTTAAGCACTACGTATCGACACAACTCTAGTAAATAGCTTTCCTTATCAACTAATACCGCCTTATAACGACCTTGGAAAACATGTCCCACTCGGCTGTGTCGACGGTTAAAACTCTGTGTGTATACCCCGTTCAATTGTCGCATGCCTGCGGAAAGATTGGGCTCAGGAGTCTCTATTACTAAATGGTAATGGTTAGTCATCAGACAATAGGTATGACATTTCCATTGCATCCTCTTACATACTGAACGAAAAATGTTAAGCCACAAGTATCTATCGTCTTCATCAAGATATATATTTTCTCTGCCATCACGACGAGAAGTTATGTGGTATATAGCACCTGGGAATTCAATTCTTAAAGGACGCGCCATTTGTACAATTATTATAGCTCAATAATGAATAATGTGGTATTGCAAGACCTAACCCCATATTTACCATATTTATTCTCTTCCTTAGACTTCACTCGCTCCATACATTGTTAACAGCACTTTGATATGCACGGAACTTAGATGAAATTAACTTAGCCTCAGAACACTCATCGTATTTAAAGGTTTTCATGTTTTCAACTCTGATTAGATGCTTAAAATCGTCCCACATAGTGGTATTTGTTGTGTCAAAGGAGTAGCCTTCTTTAACCTGACAAATAGTTAGAGAGTAGTCATCGGTTGTTTTAGGTATAACAACTATGTCAGCTGGTTGCATTCCCAGCATCCTCGCTAAAATATCATACCTCAAGGATGATTTTTCATATGTTTCATCCCATATATTTCTGAAACTATTTA
The Thermodesulfobacteriota bacterium genome window above contains:
- a CDS encoding transposase; amino-acid sequence: MARPLRIEFPGAIYHITSRRDGRENIYLDEDDRYLWLNIFRSVCKRMQWKCHTYCLMTNHYHLVIETPEPNLSAGMRQLNGVYTQSFNRRHSRVGHVFQGRYKAVLVDKESYLLELCRYVVLNPVRARVVRSVGDWKWSSFRATVGEEIRAEWVEVDLILGQFGSSRKEAILNFIDFVQQGLESPSVWNYVRKQIYLGTEQYIKRIQDLIGDEEDLSEIPIEQRRPVKLTIERYYEMSKDKKEAMAQAYLYGRYTMKEIGKYFGVHYSTVSRTVRSYENL